The Argentina anserina chromosome 3, drPotAnse1.1, whole genome shotgun sequence genome includes a region encoding these proteins:
- the LOC126786370 gene encoding probable WRKY transcription factor 65 isoform X1, translating into MDSPTFFNKHFMSDIDHDDYNNNTTTSTPENSSGSPPPPPPPAFNDVVFSKIAAASSPKKSSRRALQKRVVSIPIKENSNTNTPPPSDSWAWRKYGQKPIKGSPYPRGYYRCSSSKGCPARKQVERSRADPTMLMITYSSEHNHPWPASRNHHGSKSEAKITEATREDEETAAAAQPDPEPEERQFADLAGDEGSALVIIPSVADEFGWFAADIETTSSRVLESPIFAESGGADMGDVAGMVFPMGEEDESLFADLGELPECSLVFRHRRVGGGGVGPQAQIC; encoded by the exons ATGGACTCCCCCACATTCTTCAATAAACACTTCATGAGTGATATTGATCACGACGattacaacaacaacaccaCGACCTCCACCCCTGAAAACAGCTCCGgctcccctcctcctcctcctcctcccgcCTTCAACGACGTCGTATTCTCCAAGATCGCTGCCGCTTCCTCCCCCAAGAAAA GTAGCCGGCGAGCTTTACAGAAGAGAGTAGTGTCCATCCCCATCAAGGAAAACAGTAACACGAACACTCCTCCGCCGTCGGATTCCTGGGCCTGGAGAAAGTACGGCCAGAAACCCATCAAGGGCTCACCTTACCCCAG AGGATATTACAGGTGCAGTAGCTCAAAAGGATGCCCGGCGAGGAAGCAGGTGGAGAGAAGTCGAGCGGATCCCACCATGCTGATGATCACCTACTCGTCGGAGCACAACCACCCCTGGCCGGCTTCTAGAAACCACCACGGCTCGAAATCCGAAGCCAAAATAACCGAGGCCACACGGGAGGACGAGGAGACAGCGGCGGCGGCCCAGCCGGACCCCGAACCGGAAGAGAGACAGTTCGCGGATCTTGCTGGCGACGAGGGCTCGGCGCTGGTCATCATCCCGAGCGTCGCCGACGAGTTCGGGTGGTTTGCTGCGGACATCGAAACGACGTCGTCGCGTGTGCTGGAGAGCCCGATTTTCGCGGAGAGCGGTGGGGCCGACATGGGTGACGTGGCGGGAATGGTGTTCCCGATGGGCGAGGAGGACGAGTCGCTGTTCGCCGATCTGGGCGAGTTGCCCGAGTGCTCCCTTGTTTTCCGGCACCGCCGTGTAGGAGGCGGAGGTGTGGGACCACAAGCTCAGATCTGTTGA
- the LOC126786374 gene encoding uncharacterized protein LOC126786374 produces the protein MHKREVETVMKMGSWPRKRLSLRRKLQTQRSLTRRKSVRTAKVKKSSTVMDAMLHICLLKLKLEALRKETLDLMAIKAKYLELIKQPHVAKEVKVEKIEEGFRVRVTCEKAEDTLVSILEAFDEMGLNILQAKVSCNSYFAMEAIAAHVAQNQEYKLDVTDVTQAIMKATQKQDLCCN, from the exons ATGCATAAAAGAGAGGTAGAAACAGTGATGAAGATGGGATCTTGGCCGAGGAAGAGACTTTCATTGCGCCGAAAGCTTCAAACTCAAAGGAGCCTTACCAGGAGGAAATCCGTACGCACTGCAAAA GTCAAGAAGAGTTCCACGGTCATGGATGCAATGCTTCACATCTGCCTACTGAAACTCAAGCTTGAAGCACTCCGCAAAGAGACTTTAGATCTCATGGCCATCAAAGCAAAGTACTTGGAACTAATTAAACAACCTCATGTTGCCAAG GAAGTGAAGGTGGAGAAGATTGAGGAAGGATTTCGTGTAAGAGTGACATGCGAGAAAGCAGAGGACACTTTGGTTTCCATCTTAGAAGCGTTTGATGAAATGGGTCTTAATATTCTACAAGCTAAAGTTTCATGCAATAGCTACTTTGCCATGGAAGCCATTGCAGCTCATGTagctcaaaatcaagaatacAAGCTGGATGTGACAGATGTAACACAGGCAATTATGAAGGCCACCCAGAAGCAAGACTTATGCTGCAACTGA
- the LOC126786359 gene encoding protein HIGH CHLOROPHYLL FLUORESCENCE PHENOTYPE 173, chloroplastic yields MEFGVIKLSSSSSAFNLQDFSSPVDGKLISKPSLPKPFLQLNGRPQTFLNQLNSNRLSPRTSKRSIVAQSGSQGWDLNRFLKTLFFFNEPPSPVKIFESLVSKLSSPSPSESVKRMETSGIVLVAGGTGGVGRRVVNILRKKGIPVRVLVRNEEKARQMLGPDIDLIVGDITKESTLSPEYFKGVRSVINAVSVIVGPKEGDTPDRQKYSQGIKFFEPEIKGDSPEKVEYIGMKNLINALKQSVGLQDGKLLFGYEGNNHRVLAWGALDDVVMGGVSESTFLIDPKGSENGGQTGLFKGVVSTANNGGFTSIRTKNLSTPEDLSAYDGLELRLKGDGRRYKLIVRISGDWDTVGYTAGFDTVGDQWQTVRLPFSSLRPIFRAKTVPDAPPFDPSNIVSLQLMFSKFEYDGKLNPTFVEGPFKLPVSIIKAYLKDPIIPRFVHVGSAGVTRPERPGLDLTKQPPAVRLNKELDFILTFKLKGEDLIRESGIPYTIVRPCALTEEPAGADLIFDQGDNITGKISREEVAQICVATLENPYANGKTFEVKSVIPFSEPFTVDPENPPPEKDYDIYFKTLKDGITGKEVLEQNPAPV; encoded by the exons ATGGAATTTGGCGTCATTAAGCTCTCGTCTTCCTCCTCAGCTTTCAATCTTCAG GATTTTTCATCACCTGTTGATGGGAAACTTATTAGCAAGCCTTCACTTCCGAAACCATTTCTTCAACTTAATGGCAGACCACAGACCTTCCTCAACCAACTAAACTCTAATCGGCTATCTCCAAGAACGTCGAAAAGGTCCATAGTAGCACAATCTGGAAGTCAGGGTTGGGACCTGAACAGATTCTTGAAAACGTTATTCTTCTTCAATGAACCACCTTCTCCTGTTAAG ATCTTTGAGTCCCTAGTCAGCAAACTATCCAGTCCATCACCCAGTGAGTCAGTAAAGAGAATGGAAACTTCTGGCATTGTTCTAGTGGCTGGAGGAACTGGTGGTGTAGGTCGAAGGGTAGTGAACATCTTAAGGAAGAAAGGAATTCCAGTTCGTGTATTG GTTAGGAATGAAGAGAAAGCAAGACAGATGTTAGGCCCGGACATTGACTTG attgttggagacattactAAGGAGAGTACTCTGAGTCCCGAGTACTTCAAAGGAGTCAGGAGCGTGATTAATGCGGTTTCTGTCATTGTTGGTCCAAAGGAAGGGGACACTCCTGACAGGCAAAAATACAGCCAA GGTATCAAGTTCTTTGAACCAGAG ATCAAGGGAGATTCTCCTGAAAAGGTGGAGTACATTGGGATGAAAAATTTGATTAATGCTCTAAAGCAAAGTGTTGGACTTCAAGATGGAAAACTACTATTTGGATATGAAG gTAATAATCATAGGGTATTGGCTTGGGGAGCTTTAGATGATGTCGTGATGGGTGGAGTGAGTGAAAGTACATTTCTGATAGACCCAAAGGGCAGCGAAAATGGTGGACAAACTGGACTTTTCAAAG GAGTTGTTTCCACCGCAAACAACGGTGGGTTTACAAGCATCAGAACAAAG AATCTCTCAACACCTGAGGATCTCTCTGCATATGATGGCTTAGAGTTGCGCCTTAAAGGTGATGGTCGTCGTTATAAACTAATTGTGCGGATAAGTGGTGATTGGGATACTGTTGGTTACACAGCAGGCTTTGACACTGTAGGAGACCAGTGGCAGACA GTACGGCTTccattttcttctttgagGCCAATTTTTCGTGCAAAAACTGTGCCAGATGCGCCACCATTTGACCCGAGCAATATTGTGTCACTGCAG CTTATGTTCAGCAAGTTTGAATATGATGGAAAACTCAATCCTACTTTTGTGGAAGGGCCGTTTAAGCTCCCAGTTTCAATCATAAAAGCCTATTTGAAAGATCCTATAATTCCCAG GTTTGTACATGTAGGCTCTGCAGGAGTTACCAGGCCTGAGAGACCTGGACTTGATCTAACTAAACAACCTCCGGCTGTGCGGTTGAACAAGGAATTGGATTTTATCCTCACTTTTAAGTTGAAG GGGGAGGATTTAATTCGGGAAAGTGGAATTCCATATACAATTGTGCGGCCTTGTGCATTAACTGAGGAGCCTGCTGGAGCAGATCTCATTTTTGACCAAGGAGACAACATAACG GGTAAGATATCAAGAGAAGAGGTTGCTCAAATTTGTGTTGCTACATTAGAAAACCCATATGCAAATGGCAAGACATTTGAG GTTAAGAGTGTTATACCATTCAGTGAGCCATTTACAGTAGACCCTGAAAATCCACCACCTGAGAAGGACTACGATATTTACTTCAAAACTTTGAAGGATGGAATTACAGGAAAAGAAGTCTTGGAACAAAATCCTGCACCAGTATAA
- the LOC126786372 gene encoding ras-related protein RABA1c, translating to MAGYRAEDDYDYLFKVVLIGDSGVGKSNLLSRFTRNEFSLESKSTIGVEFATRSLNVDGKVIKAQIWDTAGQERYRAITSAYYRGAVGALLVYDVTRNSTFESVERWLRELRDHTDPNIVVMLVGNKSDLRHLVAVSTEDGKSFAERESLYFMETSALEATNVDNAFAEVLTQIFHIVRRKTMEANNDAAAAPSQGEKIDIGDVSAVKKGGCCSS from the exons ATGGCCGGGTACAGAGCTGAGGACGACTACGACTACCTCTTCAAGGTTGTCCTCATCGGCGACTCCGGTGTGGGCAAGTCCAACTTGCTCTCCCGATTCACAAGGAACGAGTTCAGCCTTGAGTCAAAGTCCACAATTGGGGTCGAGTTCGCCACCCGAAGCTTGAACGTCGACGGCAAAGTCATCAAGGCCCAGATTTGGGACACTGCCGGCCAAGAAAG GTATAGAGCAATAACAAGTGCTTATTATCGAGGAGCCGTGGGTGCACTGCTTGTGTATGATGTTACTCGAAATTCAACATTTGAAAGTGTGGAAAGATGGTTGAGGGAGTTAAGAGACCACACTGATCCCAATATTGTTGTCATGCTGGTTGGTAACAAATCAGATCTACGTCACCTTGTGGCAGTCTCAACTGAGGATGGAAAGTCATTTGCCGAGAGAGAGTCCCTGTACTTCATGGAAACTTCTGCACTTGAAGCAACTAATGTGGACAATGCATTTGCTGAGGTCCTTACCCAGATCTTTCACATAGTGCGCAGGAAGACTATGGAGGCTAACAATGATGCAGCAGCTGCTCCTTCCCAAGGAGAGAAAATCGATATCGGTGATGTTTCAGCTGTGAAGAAAGGTGGATGTTGCTCGAGCTAG
- the LOC126786370 gene encoding probable WRKY transcription factor 65 isoform X2, which produces MDSPTFFNKHFMSDIDHDDYNNNTTTSTPENSSGSPPPPPPPAFNDVVFSKIAAASSPKKSRRALQKRVVSIPIKENSNTNTPPPSDSWAWRKYGQKPIKGSPYPRGYYRCSSSKGCPARKQVERSRADPTMLMITYSSEHNHPWPASRNHHGSKSEAKITEATREDEETAAAAQPDPEPEERQFADLAGDEGSALVIIPSVADEFGWFAADIETTSSRVLESPIFAESGGADMGDVAGMVFPMGEEDESLFADLGELPECSLVFRHRRVGGGGVGPQAQIC; this is translated from the exons ATGGACTCCCCCACATTCTTCAATAAACACTTCATGAGTGATATTGATCACGACGattacaacaacaacaccaCGACCTCCACCCCTGAAAACAGCTCCGgctcccctcctcctcctcctcctcccgcCTTCAACGACGTCGTATTCTCCAAGATCGCTGCCGCTTCCTCCCCCAAGAAAAG CCGGCGAGCTTTACAGAAGAGAGTAGTGTCCATCCCCATCAAGGAAAACAGTAACACGAACACTCCTCCGCCGTCGGATTCCTGGGCCTGGAGAAAGTACGGCCAGAAACCCATCAAGGGCTCACCTTACCCCAG AGGATATTACAGGTGCAGTAGCTCAAAAGGATGCCCGGCGAGGAAGCAGGTGGAGAGAAGTCGAGCGGATCCCACCATGCTGATGATCACCTACTCGTCGGAGCACAACCACCCCTGGCCGGCTTCTAGAAACCACCACGGCTCGAAATCCGAAGCCAAAATAACCGAGGCCACACGGGAGGACGAGGAGACAGCGGCGGCGGCCCAGCCGGACCCCGAACCGGAAGAGAGACAGTTCGCGGATCTTGCTGGCGACGAGGGCTCGGCGCTGGTCATCATCCCGAGCGTCGCCGACGAGTTCGGGTGGTTTGCTGCGGACATCGAAACGACGTCGTCGCGTGTGCTGGAGAGCCCGATTTTCGCGGAGAGCGGTGGGGCCGACATGGGTGACGTGGCGGGAATGGTGTTCCCGATGGGCGAGGAGGACGAGTCGCTGTTCGCCGATCTGGGCGAGTTGCCCGAGTGCTCCCTTGTTTTCCGGCACCGCCGTGTAGGAGGCGGAGGTGTGGGACCACAAGCTCAGATCTGTTGA